One genomic window of Onychostoma macrolepis isolate SWU-2019 chromosome 25, ASM1243209v1, whole genome shotgun sequence includes the following:
- the ccdc113 gene encoding coiled-coil domain-containing protein 113 isoform X2 yields the protein MSVRCYAPIYDRLPFPLMTEEQTQTRARSGMALFTLATMAETTEDGKINTDKKQLVELVEDLKRSNAAQQAEIDMFERYFSLLDLQPQSENYETASQIEMATSPGRKTKARTPERQQLLTLEQKCDVAKSMHKQMTEDLKRAKDFSEKELDNYKATLEEADIHLAEVKKECGQFDRDVGKALRDKKCVTMSAEKVIRYIEDKVKAKESLIEKLHQKNAALLAYKKKLQIQLKQQEEMGEGLTALDFEQLKFGNMKCRKRLDEQNLRRVELKLLAGKTLHVLNSNKEKLQTLTHESDVLSSDTALRAKLLIKFEEETKQAEEERNKAEALNRKLRGQLADFHVPHVLQYIKVKESHGQLKKSVKEWERKVEIAEMALKTHSKSWDKLRITAGARAVPARHAAIDAGLYGF from the exons ATGTCCGTCCGTTGCTATGCACCCATATATGACAGACTTCCGTTTCCATTGATGACAGAGGAACAGACA CAAACGCGCGCACGATCTGGGATGGCATTGTTTACCTTAGCAACCATGGCGGAAACGACAGAGGACGGTAAAATCAACACAGATAAAAAACAACTTGTTGAACTTGTGGAGGACTTGAA ACGCTCCAATGCAGCGCAACAAGCAGAAATCGATATGTTTGAGCGATATTTTAGTCTGCTGGACCTACAGCCTCAATCAGAGAATTATGAAACAGCATCACAGATAGAAATGGCAACG AGTCCTGGAAGGAAAACTAAAGCACGCACTCCAGAGAGACAACAGCTCCTGACACTAGAGCAGAAATGTGATGTCGCCAAAAGCATGCATAAACAGATGACTGAGGATTTGAAGAGAGCAAAAGACTTTTCAGAAAAAGAGCTGGACAATTACAAG GCAACTCTGGAAGAAGCTGATATCCACTTGGCGGAGGTTAAAAAAGAATGTGGCCAGTTTGATCGTGATGTTGGTAAAGCACTGCGGGATAAAAAGTGTGTGACGATGAGTGCTGAGAAGGTCATCAGATACATTGAGGATAAAGTAAAGGCCAAG GAAAGCCTGATTGAGAAGTTGCATCAGAAGAATGCAGCACTCCTCGCATACAAGAAAAAACTACAAATCCAGTTAAAACAACAAGAGGAGATGGGTGAAGGGCTGACAGCTTTGGACTTTGAGCAGCTCAAGTTTGGGAACATGAAATGTAGGAAGCGACTGGATGAGCAAAACCTCAGACGTGTGGAACTCAAATTACTCGCAGGGAAGACCCTGCATGTCTTGAATTCTAATAAG GAGAAGCTTCAGACCTTGACACATGAGTCAGATGTGCTGAGCAGTGACACTGCTTTACGGGCGAAGTTACTGATAAAGTTTGAGGAGGAGACCAAGCAAGCAGAGGAG GAACGAAACAAAGCAGAGGCTCTGAACAGGAAGTTGAGGGGCCAGTTGGCCGATTTTCACGTACCACACGTCCTACAATACATCAAAGTTAAGGAGTCTCATGGTCAGCTGAAGAAGAGTGTTAAAGAATGGGAACGCAAGGTGGAGATTGCAGAG ATGGCACTAAAAACACACTCAAAATCCTGGGACAAGCTTAGGATCACTGCTGGAGCCAGAGCAGTTCCTGCACGACATGCAGCCATAGATGCTGGATTGTATGGATTctga
- the ccdc113 gene encoding coiled-coil domain-containing protein 113 isoform X1, which yields MSVRCYAPIYDRLPFPLMTEEQTEKNYYGSGAHQLLWRQTRARSGMALFTLATMAETTEDGKINTDKKQLVELVEDLKRSNAAQQAEIDMFERYFSLLDLQPQSENYETASQIEMATSPGRKTKARTPERQQLLTLEQKCDVAKSMHKQMTEDLKRAKDFSEKELDNYKATLEEADIHLAEVKKECGQFDRDVGKALRDKKCVTMSAEKVIRYIEDKVKAKESLIEKLHQKNAALLAYKKKLQIQLKQQEEMGEGLTALDFEQLKFGNMKCRKRLDEQNLRRVELKLLAGKTLHVLNSNKEKLQTLTHESDVLSSDTALRAKLLIKFEEETKQAEEERNKAEALNRKLRGQLADFHVPHVLQYIKVKESHGQLKKSVKEWERKVEIAEMALKTHSKSWDKLRITAGARAVPARHAAIDAGLYGF from the exons ATGTCCGTCCGTTGCTATGCACCCATATATGACAGACTTCCGTTTCCATTGATGACAGAGGAACAGACA GAAAAAAATTACTATGGAAGTGGTGCTCATCAACTGTTGTGgcgg CAAACGCGCGCACGATCTGGGATGGCATTGTTTACCTTAGCAACCATGGCGGAAACGACAGAGGACGGTAAAATCAACACAGATAAAAAACAACTTGTTGAACTTGTGGAGGACTTGAA ACGCTCCAATGCAGCGCAACAAGCAGAAATCGATATGTTTGAGCGATATTTTAGTCTGCTGGACCTACAGCCTCAATCAGAGAATTATGAAACAGCATCACAGATAGAAATGGCAACG AGTCCTGGAAGGAAAACTAAAGCACGCACTCCAGAGAGACAACAGCTCCTGACACTAGAGCAGAAATGTGATGTCGCCAAAAGCATGCATAAACAGATGACTGAGGATTTGAAGAGAGCAAAAGACTTTTCAGAAAAAGAGCTGGACAATTACAAG GCAACTCTGGAAGAAGCTGATATCCACTTGGCGGAGGTTAAAAAAGAATGTGGCCAGTTTGATCGTGATGTTGGTAAAGCACTGCGGGATAAAAAGTGTGTGACGATGAGTGCTGAGAAGGTCATCAGATACATTGAGGATAAAGTAAAGGCCAAG GAAAGCCTGATTGAGAAGTTGCATCAGAAGAATGCAGCACTCCTCGCATACAAGAAAAAACTACAAATCCAGTTAAAACAACAAGAGGAGATGGGTGAAGGGCTGACAGCTTTGGACTTTGAGCAGCTCAAGTTTGGGAACATGAAATGTAGGAAGCGACTGGATGAGCAAAACCTCAGACGTGTGGAACTCAAATTACTCGCAGGGAAGACCCTGCATGTCTTGAATTCTAATAAG GAGAAGCTTCAGACCTTGACACATGAGTCAGATGTGCTGAGCAGTGACACTGCTTTACGGGCGAAGTTACTGATAAAGTTTGAGGAGGAGACCAAGCAAGCAGAGGAG GAACGAAACAAAGCAGAGGCTCTGAACAGGAAGTTGAGGGGCCAGTTGGCCGATTTTCACGTACCACACGTCCTACAATACATCAAAGTTAAGGAGTCTCATGGTCAGCTGAAGAAGAGTGTTAAAGAATGGGAACGCAAGGTGGAGATTGCAGAG ATGGCACTAAAAACACACTCAAAATCCTGGGACAAGCTTAGGATCACTGCTGGAGCCAGAGCAGTTCCTGCACGACATGCAGCCATAGATGCTGGATTGTATGGATTctga
- the ccdc113 gene encoding coiled-coil domain-containing protein 113 isoform X3 → MEVVLINCCGGRSNAAQQAEIDMFERYFSLLDLQPQSENYETASQIEMATSPGRKTKARTPERQQLLTLEQKCDVAKSMHKQMTEDLKRAKDFSEKELDNYKATLEEADIHLAEVKKECGQFDRDVGKALRDKKCVTMSAEKVIRYIEDKVKAKESLIEKLHQKNAALLAYKKKLQIQLKQQEEMGEGLTALDFEQLKFGNMKCRKRLDEQNLRRVELKLLAGKTLHVLNSNKEKLQTLTHESDVLSSDTALRAKLLIKFEEETKQAEEERNKAEALNRKLRGQLADFHVPHVLQYIKVKESHGQLKKSVKEWERKVEIAEMALKTHSKSWDKLRITAGARAVPARHAAIDAGLYGF, encoded by the exons ATGGAAGTGGTGCTCATCAACTGTTGTGgcgg ACGCTCCAATGCAGCGCAACAAGCAGAAATCGATATGTTTGAGCGATATTTTAGTCTGCTGGACCTACAGCCTCAATCAGAGAATTATGAAACAGCATCACAGATAGAAATGGCAACG AGTCCTGGAAGGAAAACTAAAGCACGCACTCCAGAGAGACAACAGCTCCTGACACTAGAGCAGAAATGTGATGTCGCCAAAAGCATGCATAAACAGATGACTGAGGATTTGAAGAGAGCAAAAGACTTTTCAGAAAAAGAGCTGGACAATTACAAG GCAACTCTGGAAGAAGCTGATATCCACTTGGCGGAGGTTAAAAAAGAATGTGGCCAGTTTGATCGTGATGTTGGTAAAGCACTGCGGGATAAAAAGTGTGTGACGATGAGTGCTGAGAAGGTCATCAGATACATTGAGGATAAAGTAAAGGCCAAG GAAAGCCTGATTGAGAAGTTGCATCAGAAGAATGCAGCACTCCTCGCATACAAGAAAAAACTACAAATCCAGTTAAAACAACAAGAGGAGATGGGTGAAGGGCTGACAGCTTTGGACTTTGAGCAGCTCAAGTTTGGGAACATGAAATGTAGGAAGCGACTGGATGAGCAAAACCTCAGACGTGTGGAACTCAAATTACTCGCAGGGAAGACCCTGCATGTCTTGAATTCTAATAAG GAGAAGCTTCAGACCTTGACACATGAGTCAGATGTGCTGAGCAGTGACACTGCTTTACGGGCGAAGTTACTGATAAAGTTTGAGGAGGAGACCAAGCAAGCAGAGGAG GAACGAAACAAAGCAGAGGCTCTGAACAGGAAGTTGAGGGGCCAGTTGGCCGATTTTCACGTACCACACGTCCTACAATACATCAAAGTTAAGGAGTCTCATGGTCAGCTGAAGAAGAGTGTTAAAGAATGGGAACGCAAGGTGGAGATTGCAGAG ATGGCACTAAAAACACACTCAAAATCCTGGGACAAGCTTAGGATCACTGCTGGAGCCAGAGCAGTTCCTGCACGACATGCAGCCATAGATGCTGGATTGTATGGATTctga
- the znf319b gene encoding zinc finger protein 319, which yields MTEAWQQHTVAPPPVVHTIPPGADTLGCTVYGIVLQPDTALQQQQQQQQQSQQQQQQQQQQQHHSQQHNQQQHPAQAQQPSLHVGSEGGHKCGACGHDISHLANPHEHQCMVSQDRSFQCTQCLKIFHQATDLLEHQCVQVEQKPFVCGVCKMGFSLLTSLAQHHNAHNSGNPMKCSICEKTYRPGSGNATPTSSTATPGQPSNDEASSSGSAAVGTSGQPTFEPSQPDRPYKCSVCSKGFRHLSELTRHERVHTGEKPFKCETCDKSFSQSSHLAHHQRTHSSERPFKCAVCEKSFKHRSHLVRHMYAHSGEHLFKCNLCELHFKESSELLHHQCQPQGARPFRCATCGKGFKRPSDLRQHERTHSEERPFHCEDCQMSFKQQYALVRHRRTHKPSADRPFKCNLCDKGFLQPSHLLYHQHVHGMDNLFKCASCGKGFSQSGELLRHKCGESSSTPTNPDKPYKCDVCGKAYKKATTLQRHQNSHCTEKPLKCSLCDRRFLSSSEFVQHRCDPSREKPLKCPDCEKRFKYSSEMQRHRRVHTGEKPYKCASCDKGFKQREHLAKHQSVHARDAQFKCVWCGERFADLGALQEHTVQHTAEGGGYPVSSLIQ from the coding sequence ATGACGGAGGCGTGGCAACAGCATACTGTTGCCCCGCCTCCAGTGGTGCACACCATCCCACCAGGGGCGGACACACTGGGCTGCACCGTCTACGGCATCGTCCTCCAGCCGGACACGGCAttgcaacaacaacagcagcagcagcaacaatcccaacaacagcagcaacaacaacaacaacaacagcatcaCAGTCAGCAGCACAACCAGCAGCAGCATCCGGCACAAGCGCAGCAGCCCTCTTTGCATGTCGGGAGCGAGGGAGGACACAAATGTGGTGCGTGTGGCCATGACATCTCCCATCTGGCTAATCCTCATGAGCACCAGTGCATGGTGAGCCAAGACCGTTCGTTTCAGTGCACGCAGTGTCTGAAAATCTTCCACCAAGCCACTGACCTGTTGGAGCACCAGTGTGTGCAGGTGGAACAGAAACCCTTTGTTTGCGGAGTGTGTAAGATGGGCTTCTCCCTGCTAACTTCGCTAGCGCAGCATCACAATGCCCATAACAGTGGCAACCCCATGAAATGCTCCATATGTGAAAAAACATATCGGCCGGGTTCTGGAAATGCCACACCAACTTCGTCAACGGCCACTCCAGGGCAACCATCCAACGACGAAGCGTCGTCCAGTGGCAGCGCTGCCGTCGGGACATCAGGCCAGCCTACATTCGAACCTTCGCAACCTGACAGGCCCTACAAGTGTTCGGTGTGCTCCAAGGGCTTCCGTCACTTATCTGAGCTCACCCGTCATGAACGCGTCCACACGGGCGAGAAGCCTTTTAAATGTGAAACATGCGACAAAAGCTTCAGCCAGTCCTCTCACCTAGCCCACCACCAGCGTACCCACAGCTCCGAACGGCCCTTCAAGTGTGCGGTGTGCGAGAAGAGCTTCAAGCACCGATCCCACCTAGTCCGTCACATGTATGCCCACTCGGGTGAGCACCTGTTCAAGTGCAACCTTTGCGAGTTGCACTTCAAAGAGTCTTCCGAGCTCCTCCACCACCAGTGTCAGCCGCAAGGTGCTCGGCCGTTTCGCTGCGCCACGTGCGGGAAGGGCTTCAAGCGTCCGTCCGACTTGAGACAGCACGAACGCACCCACTCGGAGGAACGCCCATTCCACTGTGAAGACTGCCAGATGAGCTTTAAACAACAGTACGCCCTGGTGCGCCACAGGCGCACGCACAAGCCCTCCGCCGACCGCCCCTTCAAATGCAACCTGTGCGACAAGGGCTTCCTGCAGCCGTCCCACTTGTTGTACCACCAGCACGTTCACGGCATGGACAATCTTTTCAAGTGTGCCTCCTGCGGAAAGGGCTTCAGCCAGTCCGGGGAGCTGCTCCGTCACAAATGTGGTGAGTCCTCCTCGACACCCACAAATCCAGACAAGCCCTACAAGTGCGACGTGTGCGGAAAGGCCTACAAAAAGGCCACCACGCTACAGCGCCATCAGAATTCCCACTGCACCGAGAAGCCTCTCAAATGCTCGCTGTGTGACCGACGCTTCCTGTCCTCCTCAGAGTTCGTACAGCATCGATGCGACCCATCCCGGGAAAAGCCCTTGAAGTGTCCCGACTGCGAGAAGCGTTTCAAGTACTCCTCGGAGATGCAGCGGCACAGGCGCgtccacaccggagagaagccctACAAATGCGCCAGTTGCGACAAGGGCTTCAAGCAGCGCGAACACCTGGCCAAGCATCAAAGCGTGCATGCGAGAGATGCCCAGTTTAAATGTGTATGGTGTGGAGAGCGATTCGCTGATCTAGGAGCCCTTCAGGAGCATACTGTCCAGCACACAGCTGAAGGTGGGGGGTACCCTGTGTCCTCTCTCATTCAGTAA
- the usb1 gene encoding U6 snRNA phosphodiesterase 1 isoform X2 — protein sequence MIVNYSSSSSSEEETESSSKDDSSPLRKRGKLDTETSEPLDRGSVKRKASKSAHLTPRLPIPDTVKEMFRESEEQWSDKSEEHEGRQRSFQHERGNWATYVFCPYDPEEAFLELLNEMMEVASAQSIPLTLSEEFHLSLSKTVVLRHHWIQPFIQSIRTSLTQFQKFFCVADKLRVYSNAEKTRTFLGMEISTGKTQLLELIKTVDETMKEFNLSTFYKDPSFHISLAWCVGDHTERLKKTCLSQMQSLVDAHEDGPFYIQLNCTELRCKSGNKVFLFPLQ from the exons ATGATTGTCAATTACAGTAGCAGTAGCAGTTCTGAAGAGGAAACTGAAAGCTCTTCAAAAGATGATTCCTCACCTTTAAGGAAAAGAGGAAAACTTGACACTGAAACCAG TGAACCTTTGGATCGTGGATCTGTTAAAAGGAAAGCTAGCAAATCAGCCCACTTGACACCTCGCCTGCCTATTCCTGACACCGTGAAGGAGATGTTCAGAGAATCTGAAGAACAGTGGAGCGATAAAAGTGAAGAGCATGAAGGACGACAGCGGTCCTTCCAGCATGAGCGGGGCAACTGGGCTACATACGTGTTCTGTCCTT atgatcCTGAGGAGGCCTTTCTGGAGCTACTCAATGAAATGATGGAGGTTGCATCTGCTCAGAGCATCCCTCTGACCTTGTCTGAAGAGTTTCACCTCAGTCTCTCAAAAACTGTGGTTCTGCGGCATCACTGGATCCAACCATTTATCCAGTCCATTCGGACCAGTCTGACACAGTTCCAGAA GTTTTTTTGCGTGGCCGATAAACTGAGGGTTTATTCTAATGCTGAAAAGACTAG GACCTTTCTTGGTATGGAAATCTCCACTGGAAAAACTCAGTTGCTTGAGCTCATCAAAACAGTGGATGAAACCATGAAAGAATTCAACCTTAGCACGTTTTATAAG GATCCTTCTTTCCACATAAGCCTTGCTTGGTGTGTGGGCGACCATACGGAAAGactgaaaaaaacatgtttatcaCAAATGCAG AGTCTCGTTGACGCCCATGAAGATGGGCCATTTTACATACAGCTCAACTGCACGGAGCTTCGCTGCAAATCGGGAAATAAGGTCTTTCTTTTCCCCCTCCAGTGA
- the usb1 gene encoding U6 snRNA phosphodiesterase 1 isoform X1, whose product MIVNYSSSSSSEEETESSSKDDSSPLRKRGKLDTETSEPLDRGSVKRKASKSAHLTPRLPIPDTVKEMFRESEEQWSDKSEEHEGRQRSFQHERGNWATYVFCPYDPEEAFLELLNEMMEVASAQSIPLTLSEEFHLSLSKTVVLRHHWIQPFIQSIRTSLTQFQKFFCVADKLRVYSNAEKTSCSCRTFLGMEISTGKTQLLELIKTVDETMKEFNLSTFYKDPSFHISLAWCVGDHTERLKKTCLSQMQSLVDAHEDGPFYIQLNCTELRCKSGNKVFLFPLQ is encoded by the exons ATGATTGTCAATTACAGTAGCAGTAGCAGTTCTGAAGAGGAAACTGAAAGCTCTTCAAAAGATGATTCCTCACCTTTAAGGAAAAGAGGAAAACTTGACACTGAAACCAG TGAACCTTTGGATCGTGGATCTGTTAAAAGGAAAGCTAGCAAATCAGCCCACTTGACACCTCGCCTGCCTATTCCTGACACCGTGAAGGAGATGTTCAGAGAATCTGAAGAACAGTGGAGCGATAAAAGTGAAGAGCATGAAGGACGACAGCGGTCCTTCCAGCATGAGCGGGGCAACTGGGCTACATACGTGTTCTGTCCTT atgatcCTGAGGAGGCCTTTCTGGAGCTACTCAATGAAATGATGGAGGTTGCATCTGCTCAGAGCATCCCTCTGACCTTGTCTGAAGAGTTTCACCTCAGTCTCTCAAAAACTGTGGTTCTGCGGCATCACTGGATCCAACCATTTATCCAGTCCATTCGGACCAGTCTGACACAGTTCCAGAA GTTTTTTTGCGTGGCCGATAAACTGAGGGTTTATTCTAATGCTGAAAAGACTAG TTGTTCATGTAGGACCTTTCTTGGTATGGAAATCTCCACTGGAAAAACTCAGTTGCTTGAGCTCATCAAAACAGTGGATGAAACCATGAAAGAATTCAACCTTAGCACGTTTTATAAG GATCCTTCTTTCCACATAAGCCTTGCTTGGTGTGTGGGCGACCATACGGAAAGactgaaaaaaacatgtttatcaCAAATGCAG AGTCTCGTTGACGCCCATGAAGATGGGCCATTTTACATACAGCTCAACTGCACGGAGCTTCGCTGCAAATCGGGAAATAAGGTCTTTCTTTTCCCCCTCCAGTGA
- the pla2g15 gene encoding group XV phospholipase A2, which produces MLSCHRLILASLQLCLLLLVSFTDSRSLKCSPGKVCSDRPPVVLIPGDLGNQLEAKLDKPSVVHYICYKKTEDYFTLWLNLELLVPVAIDCWIDNMRLLYNHSTHLTEAPPGVDVRVPGFGQTYSLEYLDPSKQSVGMYFFTIVQALVDWGYTRDDDVRGAPYDWRKAPNENKEYFLRLQQMIEEMANKAGGPVVLIAHSMGNMYTLYFLNHQPQAWKDRYIKAFVSLGPPWAGVAKTLRVMATGDNNRIPVISPVKIRTQQRTAVSTVWLLPYAHTWPKDMVLVSTPNTSYTVQDYQRFFKDLNYEDGWAMRQDTEPLVSALQPPGVPVHCLYGTGIPTPQGYNYTKFPDEDPTVINGDGDGTVNLLSATQCKRWMGQQKQPVNMFELPGNEHVAMLLNITTVNYIKKVLFPL; this is translated from the exons ATGCTTTCCTGCCATCGGTTGATCCTCGCGTCGCTCCAgctgtgtttgttgttgttggtgtcATTTACCGACAGCAGAAGTTTGAAATGCTCACCGGGGAAAGTGTGCTCGGATCGACCGCCTGTGGTTCTCA tTCCAGGAGATCTTGGGAATCAGCTTGAAGCAAAACTTGACAAACCTAGTGTAGTGCACTACATCTGCTACAAGAAGACAGAGGACTACTTCACATTATGGCTCAACCTGGAGCTGCTGGTGCCGGTGGCCATTGACTGCTGGATTGATAACATGAG GCTACTGTACAATCACTCAACCCACCTCACTGAAGCTCCTCCAGGGGTGGATGTCAGAGTGCCTGGTTTTGGACAGACATATAGTTTGGAATATCTGGATCCTAGCAAACAGAGTGTGG GCATGTACTTCTTCACTATAGTACAAGCATTGGTTGACTGGGGTTATACCAGAGACGATGATGTTCGAGGTGCCCCCTATGACTGGCGTAAAGCCCCAA ATGAGAATAAGGAGTACTTCTTGCGTCTGCAGCAGATGATTGAGGAGATGGCTAATAAAGCTGGTGGTCCTGTGGTTCTCATCGCACACAGTATGGGGAATATGTACACACTCTATTTTCTTAATCACCAGCCACAGGCTTGGAAGGACCGGTACATCAAGGCATTTGTGTCTTTAGGGCCTCCATGGGCCGGAGTGGCCAAAACTCTGAGAGTTATGGCAACAG GCGACAACAACCGTATTCCTGTCATCAGTCCTGTAAAAATTCGCACCCAGCAGCGAACGGCCGTCTCCACCGTCTGGCTCTTACCCTACGCCCACACCTGGCCCAAAGACATGGTCCTGGTTTCCACCCCCAACACCAGCTACACTGTCCAAGACTATCAGCGCTTCTTCAAAGATCTCAACTATGAGGACGGCTGGGCCATGAGGCAGGACACAGAACCGCTGGTCAGTGCACTTCAGCCTCCGGGCGTTCCTGTCCACTGTCTTTATGGCACTGGAATCCCCACACCTCAGGGATACAATTACACAAAGTTCCCAGATGAAGATCCCACTGTCATCAACGGGGATGGAGACGGAACGGTCAACCTGTTGAGCGCGACACAATGCAAACGCTGGATGGGCCAACAGAAGCAGCCTGTTAACATGTTCGAGCTGCCTGGGAATGAGCACGTCGCTATGCTGTTGAACATAACCACGGTTAACTACATCAAGAAGGTGCTGTTTCCACTGTGA
- the lcat gene encoding phosphatidylcholine-sterol acyltransferase has translation MRHSRSFKCIAFLLITLHQTSGFWLFNVIFPPTAKPRVINNSTPPLIIVPGNLGNRLEAKIDKPTLVHWMCYKKTEDWFPLWIDLNMFMPIGVDCWIDNIRIVYNRTTRKTSNAPGVEIRVPGFGQTHPIEFLDLNKLTGYFHTMVQHLVSIGYVRNETVRGAPYDWRIAPNEQEEYFSCLKNLVEEMHDEYKQPVYLLGHSMGNNYILYFLNQQTQHWKDHYIKGFISLGAPWGGAVKPLRVLASGENDGIPFVSNIKIREEQRMTTTNPWMIPSEEAWPKDHTFISTPFFNYTNQDYQQFFKDINFEDGWYMWEDTKNLTAGLPTPGVEVYCLYGVGLPTPVTYVYDEQFPNADPIDIIYDDGDDTVGSRSMSLCKRWIGKQEQAVHVTEFRGMAHLDMVFNHKVLTAIQRILEGKYHEKTDDSSEEPPSLSLGFV, from the exons atgAGACATTCGCGGTCCTTCAAATGCATTGCATTTCTTCTGATTACACTGCACCAGACCTCTGGATTCTGGTTATTTAACGTTATCTTCCCTCCGACGGCCAAACCTCGCGTCATAAATAATAGCACTCCTCCTCTTATCATAG TACCTGGAAATCTGGGTAATCGCCTTGAGGCCAAAATAGACAAGCCCACACTGGTACACTGGATGTGTTACAAGAAAACTGAGGACTGGTTCCCTCTGTGGATTGACCTAAACATGTTTATGCCTATTGGAGTTGACTGCTGGATTGATAATATAAG AATTGTGTACAACAGGACAACTCGGAAGACATCTAATGCGCCCGGggtggaaatcagggtccctgGATTTGGACAGACGCACCCTATAGAGTTTCTTGACTTAAACAAACTGACAG GTTACTTTCATACCATGGTTCAACATTTGGTCAGCATTGGATATGTGCGAAATGAGACTGTCCGTGGTGCTCCGTATGACTGGAGAATCGCTCCAA ATGAGCAGGAGGAGTATTTTTCATGTTTGAAGAACCTGGTGGAGGAGATGCATGATGAGTACAAGCAACCAGTCTACCTTCTAGGCCACAGCATGGGAAACAACTACATCCTGTATTTCCTCAACCAGCAGACTCAGCACTGGAAAGACCACTACATTAAAGGCTTCATCTCTCTGGGAGCACCTTGGGGTGGCGCTGTGAAGCCCCTCAGAGTCTTAGCATCAg GTGAAAACGATGGCATACCCTTTGTGTCCAATATAAAAATCCGCGAAGAGCAACGGATGACCACCACAAATCCGTGGATGATCCCTTCTGAAGAGGCTTGGCCCAAAGACCACACCTTCATCTCCACCCCCTTTTTCAACTACACCAACCAGGACTATCAACAGTTCTTCAAAGACATCAACTTTGAGGATGGCTGGTACATGTGGGAGGACACCAAAAACCTCACCGCCGGTCTGCCCACACCTGGCGTCGAGGTCTACTGCCTCTATGGGGTGGGCCTCCCTACACCCGTCACATACGTGTACGACGAACAGTTTCCAAATGCCGACCCCATAGATATTATTTACGATGATGGAGATGACACAGTAGGCAGCCGCAGCATGAGTCTCTGTAAGCGCTGGATAGGGAAACAGGAACAGGCCGTGCATGTGACAGAGTTCAGAGGCATGGCTCATTTGGACATGGTCTTTAATCACAAGGTTCTTACAGCAATCCAGAGAATTTTGGAGGGAAAGTACCATGAGAAAACAGACGACAGCTCTGAAGAGCCTCCATCTCTTAGCCTAGGTTTTGTATGA